The region tAGTATTACAACTTCAGTAGAATactatatgtacagggtgggcaaataagcgaggtaagcggctatatctcagtatccactcatcgtagagacttgcagtaaaaaatgttattactaaagtgtacaagagaacacactggaaattgttttgaagttcatacctctaccgctagggggcgtaatagctaccgtcgcgtcgagtagaaaaatgaattttactcgaaaatgtttcatatgaagttgaagaaaaaatatcatcactgtaatccttggaaaattctctatctttttaaattgtcactttcgattttacgacatcaaataaggataggtgaaagggagaaatctgactgattgaaacgcctgtaacttcagtttggctcaacatttttgagcaaatttgatctcgtctgaaagataatgtcTTGTCAATTGAGGACAAAaaatactcatgatgaatttgtttttgctgtttTCGATAGGggacgctaagtcagaagttcattgttttgttcattttactccaaaatttcaaatgtaatgataggattttcttaacagaaacagaaattccatcaaatttgcatgaaaaaacctgaaggtcgcaaagcgatcatttcaggcgttctgaagttatgaccgaaagaagatattcttcaactgatgcactgcgcaAAACCAAATTGTGTGTTTAAGTTCTaagagaaacagaaattccatcaaatttgtatgaagaaaccaaaaggtcgcaaagcgataatttcaggcgttctgaagttatggccgaaagaagatattcttcaacggATGCacagcgaaaaaccaaattgtgtctttaggttctgacagaaacataaattccatcaaatttgtatgaaaaaaccaaaaggtcgcaaagcaatAGCTCcagaagaatatcttcttttggccataacttcagaacgcctgaaattatcgctttgcgaccttcaggttttttcatgcaaatttgatggaatttctgtttctgttgagaaaatcctatcattacatttgaaatttcggagtaaaatgaacaaaacaatgaacttctgacttagcgccccctatcgaaagcagcaaaaacaaatttatcatgagtattttTTGCCTCAATCGACAAgacattatctttcagacgagatctaatttgctcagaaatgttgagccaaactgaagttacaggcgtttcaatgagtcagatttctccctttcacctacccttatttgatgtcgtaaaatcgaaagtgacaatttaaaaacatagagaattttccaaggattacagtgatgatattttttcttcaacttcatatgaaacgttttcgaggaaaattcatttttctacttcacggtagctattacgccccctagcggtacaggtatgaacttcaaaacaatttccagtgtgttctcttgttcactttagtggtaaaatttttcaccgcaagtctctacgatgagtggatcctgagatatagccgcttacctcgcttatttgcccaccctgtacacacatacaaggtgtttcattttataccggACAAACCTATATAATCATGTAGATTGCTTTATGACATATACCTCGTTTgcgaagcataagcgagatacagggtgtgcaacgTCACATCTGAATCTGACCAATCTTCTATTGctgtggtcagttatgtataacctttgaagttgCGATTTTTGGTAaaatcagagtatttttgagtaCTCAATTCAATTGTccggtataaaatgaaacaccctgtatatccactGTGAACTCGTCAAATGAGAAGTTCAAAAAGAGAATGTTGTACTTTTTCCCATGAGATCTAGTGAAACACTTTTCGCGGTTCTGCTATGGAAATGAAGCCCGTTTATTGGAGGAGCCACTGAGTTGTCAtactacttttttttttttttgttaaagagGGGGAATCCATTTACAGACGGACCTTATCTAAAGGAACAAGTGCTCATGATGAGCCAGGAGGCTCATCATGAGCGAGAATACTGactaaacctaacctgctgCTACTTAGGTTTCGTGCATAAAGCCTATAAACCATTTATCTCTTGGTCGGATAAATTTCTACTTGCACACTATTGTGCTGAGTTATTCGGGAGTCCTTTTTATAGggattgtttcttcaatttgatgtattttcttgagtttcctatacagggtgtttcctaaacatgaggcaaaaattcagggggttgttccttggactattctaagaatattttgtcctttgatgatttttgaaaaaacttatttgtttcgaagatataggggaaacaaaatttcagataataacattttattatgaaaaattacatgaaaattcaactcaacctacaaaaactgttgaaaatgaccacctctagccagcatacaagcatccaatcttctcctcattgactccgaaccctttcaaaaacaccaggatcatttcttattaagttacacccagcaatgatccgatttcgcaagtcttccacattttctactggagtggtataaactaatgattttagatggccccataggaaataatctaaggggtttaagccgtttttagtaattggaatgttgttaaaaaaatttaaaaataaattgtacctacttagtaaacacagtgcggtacgcatttttatttaaactattattaattttaaaaatatgaaaaatgttgttcgccctgtatcttcgaaacaaagaggtttttcaaaaatcatccaaggacaaaacatgcttaaaatagtacaaggaacaaccccctgaatttttgccgcatgtttaggaaacaccctgtatatttaggtCATCGTTTCGCGATTGATCCCTGGGTCTTTTACGGTATGTATTCATTCTTCTTGGATCTTCGGCAGGATCgtaatcaattaatcttctcaattctttgttgggatgttctatcaatttttcgaatattctttcggcttttttcttcatgaagtcAGTTATTCAGTCCCATTTTAGGTCTCTGTGGATTTGGATGTTTCTAACAAACCAAGGGATTCTATTGCCCATCTTAGATATTTATCTTCCGTTGATTGAATTCTCTTGATGTGGTTCTTTGCCGCGTATTCCCAAGCTACTGAGCCGTACGTGAGTTGGGGTAGGGCAACGGCTTTAATTATCCTGAGTTTGGTGTTTATGTCCATTCGCCTTCTTCTTCCGATGATTGGGTATACACGGTTCATCGCTTTGTTGGTTTTATCCACCGCATACTTAACATGTTGTTTCCACGTTAGTCCCGTATCCATGATTACACCTAGGTATTTTGCTTCTTTTTGCCATTCAACTTCGTTGCcgtcaattgataatttttcctccatttgTAATATTCTCTTTTGTAGTAGAATAGCTTGACTTTTCTGtccatttatttcaatcttcCATTTAATGCACTATTTGGTTATTTCATCTGCTGCTTCTTGTAATCTTTGGTGTATGATATTTGCTCTTCTGTGTTTGACTGCTATTCCTGTGTCATCCGCATAAAGGGCCAGCAAATTTCTCGGATTCCTTGGTATATCATGTATGTATATGTTATACAGAAGATGTCCTAATGCTGATCCTTGTGGGACCCCTGCTTCTAAGTGTCTTAGAGTTGATTTTTCATCTTCTACTTTAACGTAGAAATTTTATCCCTTACGTAATTTGTGATGATTCGGCACATCGAAATTGAGTATCCTGTTCTCATCTTATAGGCTAGTCCTTCCTGCCATACTCTGTCAAATGCTCTTGTTACATATAGTAGTAACAGTCCAGTAGCTTGTTTGTTTTGAAAGCCTTGGGTGATATACTCTGTTAGTGGGAGAAGTTGTTGGTCAGTTGAATGTTTATCTCTGAATCCGAATTGTTCTGTTCGTAGAATATTCAGATTTTCGGTTTCTTCTTTGAGTCTCTTGGCAACTACTCTTTCTATTATCTTTCCTAGGGTAGGTAAAAGACTAATCGGCCTGTAGTTTTGCGGGAATTTTCTATTCTTTCCAGGTTTATTGAATACAATCATTTCGGCTGTTTTCCATCTGTTTGGAAAGTGTTCTGTTCTCATTACTATACGTTTGCAATGTTAGTTATTGCAGCTATCCCTTTTTTGGGCAAATTCTTCAACATGGTGTTTgtgattttatattttcctgGCGCTTTCCTATTTTTCAGTTTCCTGATCAATTCTTTGATTTCTGTAGAAGAGGTTGGATTCGTCATTGTCTCTTCTGGGGCATACTAACGATTCCATCAGTGGTCCCTAGAGAAAATACCACAATACTCTGAAAGacgcaaaatttaaaaattagcTGAGAACGCCTCGCCAAAATATGTTTGATCCTTttattcattgaacaatatATTCGTTTATACGGAAGTTTTAAATATTCAAGCCCCGGTATAACACATCGACTGTATGTACTTCACAATTCCTCACAACGTTGATACtgtcatattattttttttttactccaCAGATGACGCAGAGCAGTTCGGAAAATTTGAAGAGAACACCACTTATCTATTAGACAAATTCGAATATCCAAGAAATGGAAAAGAGCCAGGACTAGTAATCATATTCAACCAAGTACATTTCAACAACGAAAAAACAAGAataggaagttacaaagatgtGAATGAAATCGTTTTATGTTTCTCGAGATTAGGATTCAATATTCGTTCCAAATACATTTTTACCGATTTGACTAAGGCAGAATTATTCGCAGCAATAAATACAGGTATCTATTTCGTCTACTGCTTCGTCTTCTTTGGTTTCACTACATATACGAAACTAATTTGCTTTACAAATGATGAATAATCATAcctattctcaaaaaaaatgaagaatccATCACGAACAGAAGCGGATATTTTCTTTTCAGTGCTCAAAGATGATCTCAGTGAAGTTAACTGCCTCATTGTATTTTTCCTCACCCATGGTACCAACAAAAATAAACTTATGGCTAAGGACAAAACATTCAGTGCAACAGCTGCTTGGAAACAATTCTCCGAACATAAGGATCTGCTGAACAAACCtaaaatgttcatttttcaGGTTCGTACAGAAATAAGAAGTGTTTCAATAtagtaattattcaatatttcaggctTGCAAAGGATCCAATCATCTCAAACCTTCAGATGTAATCAAGAAAGTGCTTTTAGTACCTACTACAACGTTTACTGTGGATAGTATACTTCCAGATATGGTGGTAGTTTTTTCAGCTGTTGAAGGTTGATTACTCTCTTTTCAAAGTTTTACGGTTTTCAAAAGATATTTTCGcaatttttgatttgttttacATATTGATCTAGACTCTAGGTTTATATTATCTTGTCTTCATCTAATCATTCAAGTCATGTTATTTATATTAGAGAACTGACTCGAATTTGACAACCATTtttacagggtgggcaaatttcgatgttttagcactacaccttttaaaccagaggagatagacaaaactCATATCCCATTCTTgttctttttttctgagaaacaaacaagaatagtttttttttggcCACCTCCTTAAAAAATTACTTTCGCAAATGAAAATACTGCTAAAAAGACAAGCACGCCAATGGattttacgtgaaaaagtgcttgtataatgttttaatttcagagctctatcaacagccatttttccaatttccgcTTTTAATTTAATATCGTtatcagtttttcaaaaatgctatccgtttcaaagatattgagtttttcgacttcattcTTTTGATGAAACACCTTAtatttatacatatacatattttccattcattttgagatttaattaatttaatgtCCATGGTATAAATGTAATCAAGTTATGTACATATatggtgtcccatttaaaaaacaccattACTCCTCTATGTATCTAAAACGATAATAAATTTCTTATTAAATAGGTCACCTTATATATTACctgattacaattatacaatgaaCACAAAATAGGTAAGTCTCAAAATTGGGtagtgaaaaatatttatagctAATTtgtcccataaaaaaaaattcgaaaaactgAATACAGTAGAACTCCAATTATCCGAACTCCGACTATCCGAATCGCCGATTATCCGAATCACAAAAAAGCCGCGAAGCCAGTGTTTGCGCGTCAAGTCTTGACTTGACTTGTCTTAACAAGTTAAGACAAGTTCCGGCACATTGCAGTCACGGCGCACCTGTCATTGTTTGTTTTGATTAGCCAGTGTGCTATTGACCTTGCTCGAGGACGCTACTCTTTCGCTACGGCTTACTTTTGTTTGTGCGTGTACAATACTGTATTGTTTTTATACCATGGCTTCGAAAAGAAAACGTGTTGTGCTATCGTTAGCGGACAAACTGAAAATTATAGAGCAACTCGATAAAGGTGTAACGGGTAAGAAGTTGTCTGAGATTTATGGTGTTGGACAAGCAACAATTTCTGACATTAAAAACAGTAAGTCAACACTTTTAAACTTTGTTTCGGTGCTTGAAAATGGAGATGGAAGTTCC is a window of Harmonia axyridis chromosome 2, icHarAxyr1.1, whole genome shotgun sequence DNA encoding:
- the LOC123672143 gene encoding caspase-6-like is translated as MATSNTIDATAFQYIAPEINKVVEPSTVVIDDAEQFGKFEENTTYLLDKFEYPRNGKEPGLVIIFNQVHFNNEKTRIGSYKDVNEIVLCFSRLGFNIRSKYIFTDLTKAELFAAINTVLKDDLSEVNCLIVFFLTHGTNKNKLMAKDKTFSATAAWKQFSEHKDLLNKPKMFIFQACKGSNHLKPSDVIKKVLLVPTTTFTVDSILPDMVVVFSAVEGSVSFRNSVSGSWFIQELCKNFSAYGRRDDVITLLHRTNKCVSRNYVSEYGYQQMPVFISTLNKMFYLNRNKDRSALQEFHQNNDEILRALNDLNMRVEEMKELKRRKDEEDYKSENNT